The Nocardia sp. NBC_01503 sequence ATGTGGTGCACGGTCGCGACCAGCACATGCTCTTGCGGCGCGAGACGCAGCAGCCGCAGGCGAATCGGCGGTGCGACGGTGACATCGAAACCGGCGCCGACGATTTCGGCCACCCGCTGCGGAATCTCGGCGGGATCGATATCGACCAGCGCGAGTTCGGGCACCGCGCGCGGATCATCGACGGGCAGCACCAGCTGGTAGCCCTCGCCGTCGACCTCCGGATAGATGGTCCGCAGCACCTCGTGTCGCACGACGAGATCGCGCGCCGCGGCCCGCAGCGCCTCGACATCGATGGCGCCGCTCAACCGCACCGCGAGCGGAATATTGTCCACCGCGCTGTCGGGATCGAAGCGGTTCAGGAACCACATACGCTGCTGCGCGAAGGAGAGCGGAATCCGATCCGGGCGCGGCAGCGAACCCAGCGCCGGTCCCGTCGCGGCGGGGGTCGCGCCGCCGTCGAGGTGCTGTGCCAGCGCGGCGACCGTGGAGGCTTCGAACAGCACATGCACGGGAACCCGCACATCCAGTGCGGTACCGATGCGCGCGGCGGCCTGCGCGGCCAGCAGCGAGTTACCGCCGAGCTCGAAGAAGTCGTCGTCCGCACCGACCCGCGCGTCCGGGCTGTCCGGAATCAGCAGCGTCGCGAAGACCTGCGCCACCGCCTCCTCGGTCGGGGTGGCGGGCGCACGGAACTCGCGGGCGGCGAAGACCGGCTCCGGCAAGGCATTTCGATCCAGCTTGCCGACCGGCGTCAGCGGGATCTCGTCCAGCAGCACGATCGCGGCGGGCACCATGTACGCGGGCAGCGACTCCCCGATGAACGCGGCCAGCTCGGCGGTGTCGAGAGTTGTTCCCGGACGCGGCAATACGTAGGAGACCAGCGCGACCGCACCCGAGGGCAGCGTCTTACCCAGCGTCGCCGCGTAATCCACATCCGCGTGCGCGGTGAGCGCGTTGTCGATCTCGCCGAGCTCGATCCGCAGACCGCGAATCTTGACCTGGAAGTCCGAACGGCCCAGGTATTCGATGACCCCGCCGGTATCCGATTCGCCGCCCGCGGCGGCGGTGCGCTTGACCAGGTCGCCGGTGCGGTACAGCCGCGCCCCGGGCGCCCCGGTCGCCTCACCGAACGGACTGGCCACGAAACGTTCCGACGTCAATCCCGGTCGACGGTTATAGCCCTGCGCCAGCGCCGGACCCGACAGATACAGCTCGCCCACCACGCCGTCCGGCACCGGCCGCAGCCGTGCGTCCAGCACGTACGCGCCGACGCCCGGCACCGCGGAGCCGATGGTCACGGCCTCCCCCGGCAGCAGCGGTGCGCTACTGGTGGCGAGAATCGTCGCCTCGGTCGGCCCGTATCCGTTGTAGAAGGAGCGCTCGCCGGTGGCCCAGCGGCTCACCAGCTCCGGCCCGAACTTGTCACCGGCGACGACAACCGTGCTGAGGTCGGTCAATCCGGCCGGATCCACCGACTCCAGCGCGCCCGGGGTGATCAGCACGTGCGAAACCCGTTCGCGGCCCAGCAGTTCCGCCAGCTCGATACCGCCGAAGACTCCGGCGGGCGCGATCACCAGTGTGGCACCGGCGGTGAACGCCAGCATGAGCTCCAGCACCGAGACGTCGAAGCTCGGCGAACAGACGTGCAGCACGCGGGAATCCGCGGTGACGTCGTAGTGCTCGCGCTCGGCCGCCACCAGTCCGGCCAGACCGGTGTGCGTGACCACCACGCCCTTGGGCTTACCGGTCGACCCGGAGGTGTAGATGACATACGCCGGATGCTGTTCGGTGAGCGGCCGCACCCGATCGGCGTAGGAGATGGGGTGTGCGGGATGCGCGGCGATCTGCTCGGCCCGCACCGGATCATCCAATTCGATCCAGTAGGTGGCCGTGCCCAGCGCGGCGCGATGCGCACGCGTGGTCAGACCCAGCACCGCACCGGAGTCGGTGAGCAGATGTTCGATGCGATCGGGCGGATAGGCCGGATCGACCGGCACATACGCGGCACCGGTCTTGGCGATCGCCCAGACCGCCAGCACCGATTCGATGGAGCGGGTGATGCCGATGGCAACCATATCGCCGGGTCCGACCCCGCGCTCGATCAGTTCCCGCGCCAGCTGGGACGACTGCGCGTCCAGGTCGCGATAGTTGATCTCGCGCTGATCGGCGGGCGCACCGGTCGGATTGAACCGGATGGCAATGGCATCGGCCGCGGACTCGACCGCGGCGGTGAGAAGCTGCCCGAAGAGAGGGCTGCCGGACCGACGCCGACGATTACCGCGAGCTGTACGGCGGGCAGTATCCATTCGAGTGCATTCACCTCTCGGGTCTCACTGGTCCACACACCGAAGACCTTCGACCGACCCCGGATTCGACGACGAGGGCGGCGCGGGTCGGCGGACCGAGCAATCATATCGGGCTCGCGGAGCCGCGATAACGGCTCGAGCTCAGTGACTATCGGTGACCAGGCAGGGGCGCTACAGGCATGTGACCTGAGCCACAGGCATTTACAGCCAACCCCGCCGAGTGGCCTGCACCCCGGCCTGGAAGCGGGTGCTCGCGCCGAGGCGCTCCAGCAGACTGGCGGTGCGCCGCACCACCGTTCGCCGGGACAATCCGAGGCGACGGGCGATGGTGTCGTCGGTCGCGCCCATACTCATCAGGGTCAGGATCGCGCGGTCGCGTTCGTCCAGGGCCTCGGAGGGGTTCACCGAGATCGGCGTGGACATGGACCAGAGCGAATCGAAGGTCTTGACCAGCAGATCCAGCGTGGGCGACGGTCCGACCCGCACACCCATGGGATCACCGCGGCGCTCATCGGTATGCAATACCAGTACCGCGCGGCGGTCATCGGCCAGGATCAGTTTCATGGGCGGATCGGGCAGCGTACGCGCCTGTGCACCGGCCGCATTGGTGGCCAGCACATGCCGCAGTCGCTCCGCGTCCTGGTAGATGGTCTCCTGGTAGAGCGTGCGGTAGTCGATGCCCGCGGCGATGCGCGCCGATTTGAGCTCGAACATCCGCTCCTCGGTCTCCACATCCGACAGGAACGGTCCGCGCTCCACCACCTTCACGCAGGTATGCGCGGTGTGCTGGAGATCCTCGAAATCGGCGAGCAGCTGACGCCGTTCGTAGACCGCCACCACCGCACCGTCGGCATCGGTGGTGCGGCGCACCGAACGGAAGGTCTCACCCAGTCGCGCGGCGGCCGACTGCATACGCAGCATGTCACCATTGCGACGCCGAGTCTCGGCCTCGGACAAGGCTTCCGGAGCATGTGCGTCCCAGCGCACGGTGCCATTGTTCTCGGTCAACCGCACCGCGGCCTCGAGATGGCACAGCGCCTCCAGGGCCGCCTCGGCTATACGCGGCGGACAACCCAGGCGCTCGGCCACTTCGAACGCGGTCGAACGCGGATGCTGTACGAGCACCGCGTAGGCGCGGCCGTGCAGCGAGGCAGGGTCGAAGAGATCATCGAGTGTGGTAACAGCGCCCACCGGCACCCGCCGGTCCGGGAAACGCCCGTTCGCGGAGGCCGGTGAACGCTCTACTGGTCCGGGCCCCACTGCTGCGCCATGATGACGCCCTTGCTGGCCAGCCATGGAAGCGGATCCATCTTCGTTCCGGCGGCATCCCAGATCTCCAGATGCAGATGGGGACCGGTGGAGTTGCCACGATTTCCGACGGTTGCGATCACATCGCCGGTATTGACCCGCTGTCCGGCGGATACGTACATGTCATTGACGTGGCCGTAGACAGCGGTGGTGCCGTCGTCCTGCAGGACGCGCACCCAGAGCCCGAATCCGGAGGCCGGACCGGCCTCCACCACCGTGCCACCCATGACCGAGTGGATCGGCGTGCCGATGGCGTCGGCGAAGTCGATGCCGTAATGCATTGCGCCCCAGCGCGCACCGAAGCCGGAGCTGATGACGCCCACATCGACCGGCTTCACCGCGGGGGCGGGGGCGATCCGCTGTTGGAGGTCCTTCAGCGTGGCCTCGGCCTGCGCGAGGGGATTCGCGATCTCCGGCGGCAGATTCTGCAGACCGAAGGGCGCGGGCGCGGGCGCCGCGACGGGATTACCACCATCCGCGATGGGTTGAGCCTGCGGAGCGGGAGCAGGGGCGGCGACATCGGCGGCCTGCTTGACCGACTGCGCAACGTCGCGCAGTGCGAGATCCTGTCCGACCGATTTGTCCTCATGATTGGGGGCGATCGGCGCGGCGTGTGCCAGCGCGGGAACCATCTGCGTCGCGGTGCCGATGAGGGCACTCGCGGCGACAGCGACTCCGGCGGCGACTTTCACGCGATCAGCGGTGGGGGATTCGGCCCGGTGCCGTTTACGTGCGACGGCGCCAGCACGACCGGCACCACAATCACCAAGCAAGTCCATAACGGATACGGAGTTCGCGGTCTCTCTGTGGTGCGACAAAGCTCGTCCTAGCGCTCAATGGTCCGGTAACGATTCGGCATCGCTGTGATGGAAACAATACTCACCCGTGACCATTCCGCAACCTTGAGTTCGACAGCCCCAGGTGATACGGGATACCGGTTGATCACAGCCGTTACCCGAGAGCGCACACTGAGGAATGTGCTACTCGACGAGCTGAATACGCCGATCGTGCTGGCCCCCATGGCGGGCGGGCCGTCCACACCCGAATTGACGGCCGCGGTCTCCGATGCGGGCGGACTCGGATTCCTGGCCGCGGGATATCTGGGCGCGGAAGATCTCGGTGGGCGAATAAAGCAGACACGCACCCTCACCTCCGCGGCCTTCGGCGTGAATCTGTTCTACCCCTCCGCACCAAGTCCTGTGACCGGTTTCGGTGAGTATGTTGATCAGCTCGCGCGCGAATTCCCGGTCGGGGAACCGAAATTCGATACCGACGCCTGGTCCGCCAAGCTCGATCTGTTGATCTCCGATCCGGTGCGGGCGGTCTCCTGCACGTTCGGATGCCCATCCGCACCGGAGATCTCGCGATTGCACGAGGTCGGCACCGAAGTGTGGGTGACCGTCACCTCGGTGGCCGAGGCGCGCATCGCCGTCGAGGCCGGAGCCGACGTGCTCATCGCCCAGGGCTCGGAGGCGGGCGGCCATCGCGGCAGCTTCGCCGACCGGCCCGAGGACGACACCGCGGACCCCTTGGGGCTGTTGGCATTACTGCAACTACTGACCGCAGCGGTCGATCTGCCCGTGGTCGCGGCCGGCGGTATCGCCACCGGCGCGGGCCTGGCCGCCGTCCTGACCGCGGGCGCGGCCGCCGCACAGATCGGCACCGCCTTCCTGCGCTGCACCGAGGCCGGGACGGCACCGCTCATCCGCGACGCGGTCACCTTGGACACACCGACCATGCTCACTCGCGCCTTCACCGGCCGCCTGGCGCGCGGACTGCGCAACAAGTTCATGCTCGAGCACCGGAACGCCCCCGCCGCCTATCCCGAAATCCATTACGCCACCGGACCTTTACGCGCCGCCGCGCGGGCCGCGGGCAATGCCGATGAGGTGAATCTCTGGGCAGGTCAGGCGCATTCGCTGACACGGGAGCTACCGGCGGGCGAGCTGGTCCGGCAGTTGTCGCAAGAGGCGAAAGTCGCTCTGAATAGGACGGTTTCGTTGCGAATCCAGGGTTATTGACAACGGGTTTCGTTTAGAATCAGCTGACACCATCCGCCATCCCATGAGGAGAGCGATATGTCACTCGACGTACCCAGCGCACTACTCGAGCGCGCCGAACGCGGTGAAGTCAGCGATGACGAGTTCGTGGAATGTGTCCGCAGTTCACTGCCCTACGCCTACGAGGTCGTCAGCCGGGTGGCGGCCGACTTGCATTCCGGCACACAGGAATACGCCGACAATGTGATCCCGCCGCCGGATGAGGTAGCCCGCGGCCAACTGCTGCGCGCCATGGCCTCCGACGCCATTCGCGGCGGCCTCGAACGGCATTTCGGGGTGAAGCTCGCTTTCCAGAACTGTCACCGGGTGGCGGCCTTCCCGCTCGCCTCGGTCGGCGGAGACACCTACAGCACCTTCATCTCCACCCGGGCCCAGCTCCTGAATCAGAGCCCGGAACTGCGTAACTGCTGACAGCGCAAGGTTATCGGCGCGACCGGAGAACTCCGGTCGCGCCGCTGCGCGTGGCCTCATCGTCGGCGGAACTTCCGGAACTCCAACACCGCCAACCAGACGAACAGCGTAGTGGGCACATCCATGACGACATTGATGGCAATCCGACCTGCCAGCGCCATTTTGGTGTCGGAGATCAGTCCAAATATGCAAACCAGCGACAGAAACCCGAAAAACGTCGTACACAGCCCCAATACGATCCACCACACCACCCGCCATGCGGTGATCGGCGGCCGCAGCACTGGACTTCCATCCCGCCGGAGGTCTCCATGAGCAGTCTGCGGATAGGACAGTTGGACCCCCAAGGGCGGCATGCTCGGCATGGCCCGCCCACCGATCGGTGAATAACCCTGAGCCATCGGGAGCGGCCTCCGCAACCCGGGCCGATAACCAGGCCCTCCTCGCGGATAACTGTGCGCCGCAGGCGGGTGACTAGGCTGCGGAAGACTCTGTGCGGCTGGCCAAGGGCCATGCGGTGCAGACGCACGAGTCTGCGTTCCGGGCGTTTGCCGCTGTGCGCCGGGTGCCAACATCGGCGCGGGAGCATGGCGTGGCGCTGTCGACGCAACCAGGGCTCCGCGCGCCGCCTCGGCGAACATTCCGGCACTCGCTGGGCGGTGGGTGGGGTTCTTCGCCATACCCAGGGAAATCACCACGTCCAGGGCCGCGGGCACGGCGGGCGCGATCGCACTGGCGCACGGCGGCGGGGCGGACATGTGGGCAAGCATCTGCTGCGCAGCGTCTTTGTCACCGAAAGGCCTTTTCCCAGTGAGACATTCGAACAGCAGACAGGCGAGCGAGTAGATATCGGAGCGGAGATCGTCCACACCAGAGAAGCGCTCGGGAGCCATATAGGCCCATGTTCCAATCGTCACCCCGGTGGAGGTCAACGCCGTCTGCCCAACTTCGCGTGCGAGCCCGAAATCGATCAGGTAGGCGAAACCGCCTGGTAGCACAACAACATTGGACGGTTTCACGTCCCGGTGGATCAGCCCAGCCTCATGCGCGACGTCGAGCGCTTCGGCGATCTGGGCAACCAGGTCGACGGCCCGCGCAGGCGTGAGCGGACCACGATGGGCAAGCACATCGGCGAGATCGGTACCGTCTACCAGTTCCATGTCTATGAACAGGCGACCATCCAGCTCCCCGAAGGTATGGATCGGCACGATATGCGGTCCGCGCAGCCGAGCGGCCAACTGCGCCTCACGCTCGAACCGCCTGCGATAGTCCGGATCCGAGGCAAGCTCCACCGGCAGCACCTTGAGCGCGACATCCCGCCCGATCCGGGTGTCGTGAGCTGCCCAAACCTGCCCCATCCCGCCCTGCCCGAGCAGCATGACGAGCCGGTAATGACCAAGCGTGCCGTCCCCCAACACCCTGTCATCCTTTCGATCAGCCCGTACCGGGCAAGAACTCAGCATACGACCAAGCGGTGACGTATATCCCTGGCTCTTGACCGTTACTCCATCGGTGCGCAATCCTGCTGCCGGACACCACAATCTGCACGCGAGGAGCACCCGTGGCGAGCACCGAACCCACCGATACCTTCGACCTGTGGGATCAGGACGGCGACGGCCTCATCTCCGCCGACGACATCCTCGCCGGAATCACCGCCCTGGGCCTGGAAATCGACGCCGACGCGGTACAACGCCTGGTGGCAGCGGCAGATACCGACGGCGACTGGCTCATCTCCCGCGCGGAATTCGACGCCGCCAGGCTGGGCCGCGACCCCGAAATCACCGATTCCGACGCAGCTTTCGACACCTTCGATGTGAACCGCAATCAGCTGATCGAACTCGACGAACTCGAATCGCTGCTGCGCACCTGCCCGGGGCTCACCGACGAAACCGCCGAATCCCTACTGGCAGCGGCGGACTCCGACGGCGACGGCTATCTCTCCCGTGCGGAGTTCGCCGCGCTCCTTGCTCGGCTGGGCGGCTAGTTCGATTTCTCCTCTGCCCTGTCGGCGTACTGGACAGGGGTGGCCGACCCATGTGTGTGGTCGGTTCGCGGGATGGTGTTGCCTTTGCTCAACCGGGCTGCAAAGCGGAACGGGCAGTGTGGTTGCCTCGCCTGCCGTACCCGGCTGTCGCTCCCCCGATCGGGAGCCGCACCCTCACGACCCAGCCTGGCCGGGTGGCGGTGGGAACCTTCAGAACCACAACCCCAAAAACCAAGAACAAGAACAAGGACCAAGACAAAAGACGCCAGGACAAGAAGAAAAGACGGGCCCAAGGGCCCGAAACCCCACCACCACAACACTTTCAGGACCCCGAAGCACTCCGTCACATCCCGTTCGGAGCCTCCGACGACCTGGACCGTTCGCTCACCAGGAACTCACGCACCGAACCCCGGCGTGTCGCGTACATCAGTTCCTGCTCGACGCCCGAATCCCCCTGGACACGCGATCAGGGGGCACTGGTGCGGCGATCTCCGGCGTGTCCCTGCATGAGCACCCCCTTGTCGCACGTCCAAGGTCTCGAGGGTGGTGGTTCTTCTCGTCTGGGCGTCTTGGGGTGGGGTCTTTGTTCGCTCTTGTCTTTTCGGGTTGTGGTTCTGAAGGTAACCACGGCCATCCAGCCCGGCTGGGTCGCGAGTATTCGCGCTCGATGGGGGAGCGACAGTGGGGTACGGCAGGCGACGCCACCAGCACTGCCGTGTTTGTTTTGCTTGTCCTCCCGAACCCCGCTGGGACCGCGGGTGATTCGGGCGAGTGTGCTACGAAGGCCCCGGGTGGTAGCCCACTGGCCTTGCGATGGACCACGACCCACGGGTGAGCA is a genomic window containing:
- a CDS encoding helix-turn-helix transcriptional regulator, producing MGAVTTLDDLFDPASLHGRAYAVLVQHPRSTAFEVAERLGCPPRIAEAALEALCHLEAAVRLTENNGTVRWDAHAPEALSEAETRRRNGDMLRMQSAAARLGETFRSVRRTTDADGAVVAVYERRQLLADFEDLQHTAHTCVKVVERGPFLSDVETEERMFELKSARIAAGIDYRTLYQETIYQDAERLRHVLATNAAGAQARTLPDPPMKLILADDRRAVLVLHTDERRGDPMGVRVGPSPTLDLLVKTFDSLWSMSTPISVNPSEALDERDRAILTLMSMGATDDTIARRLGLSRRTVVRRTASLLERLGASTRFQAGVQATRRGWL
- a CDS encoding M23 family metallopeptidase, whose amino-acid sequence is MKVAAGVAVAASALIGTATQMVPALAHAAPIAPNHEDKSVGQDLALRDVAQSVKQAADVAAPAPAPQAQPIADGGNPVAAPAPAPFGLQNLPPEIANPLAQAEATLKDLQQRIAPAPAVKPVDVGVISSGFGARWGAMHYGIDFADAIGTPIHSVMGGTVVEAGPASGFGLWVRVLQDDGTTAVYGHVNDMYVSAGQRVNTGDVIATVGNRGNSTGPHLHLEIWDAAGTKMDPLPWLASKGVIMAQQWGPDQ
- a CDS encoding nitronate monooxygenase — encoded protein: MLLDELNTPIVLAPMAGGPSTPELTAAVSDAGGLGFLAAGYLGAEDLGGRIKQTRTLTSAAFGVNLFYPSAPSPVTGFGEYVDQLAREFPVGEPKFDTDAWSAKLDLLISDPVRAVSCTFGCPSAPEISRLHEVGTEVWVTVTSVAEARIAVEAGADVLIAQGSEAGGHRGSFADRPEDDTADPLGLLALLQLLTAAVDLPVVAAGGIATGAGLAAVLTAGAAAAQIGTAFLRCTEAGTAPLIRDAVTLDTPTMLTRAFTGRLARGLRNKFMLEHRNAPAAYPEIHYATGPLRAAARAAGNADEVNLWAGQAHSLTRELPAGELVRQLSQEAKVALNRTVSLRIQGY
- a CDS encoding SCO5389 family protein → MSLDVPSALLERAERGEVSDDEFVECVRSSLPYAYEVVSRVAADLHSGTQEYADNVIPPPDEVARGQLLRAMASDAIRGGLERHFGVKLAFQNCHRVAAFPLASVGGDTYSTFISTRAQLLNQSPELRNC
- a CDS encoding serine/threonine-protein kinase, which gives rise to MLGDGTLGHYRLVMLLGQGGMGQVWAAHDTRIGRDVALKVLPVELASDPDYRRRFEREAQLAARLRGPHIVPIHTFGELDGRLFIDMELVDGTDLADVLAHRGPLTPARAVDLVAQIAEALDVAHEAGLIHRDVKPSNVVVLPGGFAYLIDFGLAREVGQTALTSTGVTIGTWAYMAPERFSGVDDLRSDIYSLACLLFECLTGKRPFGDKDAAQQMLAHMSAPPPCASAIAPAVPAALDVVISLGMAKNPTHRPASAGMFAEAARGALVASTAPRHAPAPMLAPGAQRQTPGTQTRASAPHGPWPAAQSLPQPSHPPAAHSYPRGGPGYRPGLRRPLPMAQGYSPIGGRAMPSMPPLGVQLSYPQTAHGDLRRDGSPVLRPPITAWRVVWWIVLGLCTTFFGFLSLVCIFGLISDTKMALAGRIAINVVMDVPTTLFVWLAVLEFRKFRRR
- a CDS encoding EF-hand domain-containing protein, translated to MASTEPTDTFDLWDQDGDGLISADDILAGITALGLEIDADAVQRLVAAADTDGDWLISRAEFDAARLGRDPEITDSDAAFDTFDVNRNQLIELDELESLLRTCPGLTDETAESLLAAADSDGDGYLSRAEFAALLARLGG